From the Acidobacteriota bacterium genome, one window contains:
- the glmS gene encoding glutamine--fructose-6-phosphate transaminase (isomerizing), translating to MCGIFGIVTRDDQPLGETLLGAARRLSYRGYDSVGAATIDRAGHIDLRKDVGKVDEVAPRLGFSALRGRRGIVQLRWATFGAPSQVNAQPHLDSDGDMVGAHNGNVVNNVALRQEFIAEGLTVRSTNDGESCVHAVERYVNQGLDMVEAIRRAYHVLEGDYAFVIASVHDDRLYAFKKGSGLVVGLGDGFTCCSSDLPSLLPLTTRIVRLRDGEIVVLEPDGVSLWSMANGARVERDPEVFTQGMDAAVKGGYAHFMLKEIHEQPAVARELLHLFDASRHVDVMASAMRSAQHLYYIGCGTSYHAGMVGAVYAARLAGRSAVPVLAPQFVAQYGPTLSKDDVVVFVSQSGETKDVLSALDVAERAGAQCLGLLNVLGSSLAHHTQAYLPLACGYEISVPATKTFLNQVLAFLYLAMRIGGHDTKTLRTVPDLLEYTIASTDADVDRVLPSVNSRSDLYTLGFGLTYGIALEGALKLKEITYAHCEGMLSTEFKHGPLSAVDEGYPVIFVVGPDDVPLLISAINEVTVRGGHAIAIAEPDSRLSGNAHDVVPLPAAGALVNPLLATIPLQMLSYKMSVARGHDPDFPRNLSKTLTVD from the coding sequence ATGTGTGGAATTTTCGGAATCGTCACCCGCGATGACCAACCTCTGGGCGAGACGCTGCTTGGCGCGGCCCGACGGCTCTCCTACCGCGGCTACGATTCGGTGGGCGCCGCCACCATTGATCGCGCGGGCCATATCGATCTGCGAAAGGATGTCGGCAAAGTTGATGAGGTCGCACCGCGTCTCGGCTTCTCGGCACTGCGAGGCCGCCGGGGCATCGTGCAGCTTCGCTGGGCCACGTTTGGCGCCCCGTCGCAAGTTAATGCACAACCGCATCTCGACAGCGATGGCGACATGGTCGGCGCGCACAACGGCAATGTCGTCAATAACGTCGCGCTCAGGCAGGAGTTCATCGCCGAGGGCCTGACGGTCCGCTCGACCAACGACGGCGAATCCTGTGTGCACGCCGTCGAGCGGTACGTGAATCAGGGCCTCGACATGGTGGAGGCAATTCGCCGCGCCTACCACGTGCTCGAGGGCGATTATGCGTTTGTGATCGCCTCGGTCCACGACGATCGCCTGTATGCCTTCAAGAAGGGCTCCGGCCTGGTCGTGGGTCTGGGCGACGGCTTTACGTGCTGCTCGTCCGACCTGCCCTCGCTGCTGCCGCTGACCACTCGCATTGTGCGCCTGCGTGACGGCGAAATCGTCGTACTCGAACCCGACGGCGTGAGCCTTTGGAGCATGGCCAACGGCGCACGCGTCGAGCGCGATCCCGAAGTGTTCACGCAGGGCATGGACGCGGCCGTCAAGGGCGGCTATGCGCACTTCATGCTCAAGGAGATCCACGAGCAGCCGGCCGTCGCGCGGGAACTGCTCCACTTGTTCGATGCGTCGCGCCACGTTGACGTGATGGCGTCCGCCATGCGGTCCGCGCAGCATCTCTACTACATCGGCTGCGGCACCAGTTACCACGCCGGGATGGTGGGGGCGGTCTACGCGGCCCGGCTCGCCGGCCGGTCCGCGGTGCCGGTACTGGCCCCACAGTTCGTGGCGCAGTACGGGCCCACGCTCTCCAAAGACGATGTCGTGGTGTTCGTGAGCCAGAGCGGCGAGACCAAGGACGTCCTCAGCGCGCTCGATGTGGCCGAGCGCGCGGGCGCACAATGCCTGGGTCTGCTCAATGTGCTGGGGTCGTCGCTGGCGCACCACACGCAGGCCTACCTGCCGCTCGCGTGCGGGTATGAGATCAGCGTGCCGGCGACCAAGACGTTTCTCAATCAGGTGCTCGCCTTCCTCTATCTGGCCATGCGCATCGGCGGCCACGACACCAAGACGCTGCGGACGGTGCCGGACCTGCTTGAATACACGATCGCCTCCACCGATGCCGACGTCGACCGCGTGCTGCCCAGCGTCAATTCGAGAAGCGACCTCTACACGCTCGGCTTTGGCCTGACCTACGGCATCGCGCTCGAAGGCGCGTTGAAGCTCAAGGAGATCACATACGCCCACTGCGAGGGCATGCTGAGCACCGAGTTCAAGCACGGTCCGCTCAGCGCGGTCGACGAGGGCTACCCGGTCATCTTCGTCGTCGGCCCCGACGATGTGCCGCTGCTCATCAGCGCGATCAACGAGGTGACGGTCAGAGGCGGACACGCCATCGCCATCGCGGAGCCTGACAGCCGGCTGAGCGGCAACGCACACGATGTCGTGCCGCTGCCGGCCGCCGGGGCCTTGGTGAATCCCCTGCTGGCG